From a single Pirellulales bacterium genomic region:
- a CDS encoding mandelate racemase/muconate lactonizing enzyme family protein, whose amino-acid sequence MKITEVVCQVLRVGTVAAKTASTQDAVLVRIRTDNGLEGIGEADSSPEVVKAIIDAPFSHNIACGLRGLLLGENPLEIERLWQKMFRGTLYFGRSSVTLTAMAAVDMALWDLKGRHFGEPIHRLLGGKQHDRFRAYASILFGRDGRATAEIARRWTAAGYTAVKFGWEPMGASEAVDLDLVRGAREGLGNATLLVDAGCVWDARTALRRATAFADYGVEWLEEPLRPDDVEGYVWLRDRSPIPIAAGEEECGRVAFRPLVDRRALDVYQVDISRCGFTDAAYVRARVEEIGARLCNHCYTSPITVAASLHWLATCRDAFLFEDCVEDLPLRHDLTHEKLQAVDGWITVPDRPGLGVTLDEEFVRRHLVCESR is encoded by the coding sequence ATGAAGATCACCGAAGTTGTTTGCCAAGTGCTGCGCGTCGGCACCGTGGCCGCCAAGACGGCCAGCACCCAGGACGCCGTGCTGGTGCGCATCCGCACCGACAACGGACTCGAAGGCATCGGCGAAGCCGACTCCTCGCCCGAGGTCGTCAAAGCCATCATCGACGCCCCCTTCAGCCACAACATCGCCTGCGGCTTGCGCGGCCTCTTGCTCGGCGAGAATCCGCTTGAGATCGAACGGCTCTGGCAAAAGATGTTTCGCGGCACCCTCTACTTCGGCCGCTCGTCCGTCACGCTCACGGCCATGGCCGCGGTTGACATGGCGCTCTGGGACCTCAAGGGACGCCACTTCGGCGAGCCGATTCACCGCCTGCTGGGCGGTAAGCAGCACGATCGGTTCCGGGCCTATGCCTCGATCTTGTTCGGGCGTGACGGCCGCGCGACGGCCGAAATCGCCCGCCGCTGGACCGCGGCCGGCTATACGGCCGTCAAGTTCGGCTGGGAACCGATGGGCGCAAGCGAAGCGGTCGATCTCGACCTAGTGCGCGGAGCCCGCGAAGGGCTTGGCAATGCCACGCTGCTGGTCGACGCGGGTTGCGTCTGGGACGCACGTACGGCGCTACGGCGGGCAACTGCGTTTGCCGATTACGGCGTCGAGTGGCTGGAAGAGCCGCTGCGCCCCGACGACGTCGAGGGGTACGTCTGGCTACGCGACCGCTCGCCGATTCCGATCGCCGCCGGCGAAGAAGAATGCGGCCGGGTGGCGTTTCGGCCGCTGGTCGATCGCCGGGCGCTCGATGTTTACCAGGTCGACATCTCGCGCTGCGGCTTTACCGATGCCGCGTATGTCCGGGCCCGGGTCGAGGAAATCGGTGCCCGGCTCTGCAACCATTGCTACACGAGCCCGATCACCGTCGCAGCGAGTCTGCATTGGTTGGCTACCTGCCGCGATGCGTTTCTGTTCGAGGATTGCGTCGAGGACCTGCCGCTGCGGCATGACCTGACGCACGAGAAACTCCAGGCCGTCGATGGCTGGATCACGGTGCCCGACCGGCCTGGCCTGGGAGTGACGCTCGACGAAGAGTTCGTCCGGCGACACCTCGTCTGCGAGTCGCGCTAA
- a CDS encoding PSD1 and planctomycete cytochrome C domain-containing protein produces the protein MPARSPLLPLIACLVLGVVVCLGQSGLQAAEPSSVPDFDREVAPLLIERCGSCHSKSKRAAKLNLVTPAGIARGGDGGPAVVPGEPDNSSLWQRVADDEMPPEQPLSAEEKELLRAWIAAGAPQMPRLSEDQRRDGADHWAFTPPVMPPVPLVADPGPVCTPIDAFVIAALAERGLQLAPEADRTTLVRRVACDLTGLPPTPEEIALYLSDAEPGAYERMVDRYLASPHYGERWGKYWLDAAGYADSNGYFNADTDRPLAWRYRDYVVASFNADKPWDQFLREQIAGDALAGYTSGGDILPDDVELLVATHFLRNSPDGTGESDGNDEEVLNDRMTVLEGTVNMFGAALFGMTVACAKCHDHKFEPITQREYYELQAILLPTYSPEHWLKPNQRVVQVGTVAERETHAAANQAIDERIKQLEGALAERKAKLTEQLRDQRLAALDSSLADALRAALATPEDQRNEAQTALLAEHQATVEVTDEQLAEAFSELGTAKAETAAAIEAAQAERPAPLEELAVFYDQPDVVVEHHVSQRGVHTQPGEVVGPGVPAGLCTAGNKFEPHDATGATRRLEFARWLVSPEQPLTARVLVNRVWQQHFGRGLVETTENLGYTGAEPSHPELLDYLAVAIQQGGWRLKDMHRQIMHSAVYRQSSRPGESPPAVDPENRLLSRFPLRRLDAEALRDSMLAAGGELDRAVGGPYIPSKRAEDGNVVVAEDVPGALRRSIYLQQRRTQVASLLEVFDAPSIVASCTRRSQATVPLQALALMNADFVRRRAAGLASRAAAIGPVREQQVEQAFLLAMGRAPRATERSAAARFFAEYPPAEAGETPPDGDPALVDFCHMLLASNAFLYVE, from the coding sequence ATGCCCGCCCGCTCACCCCTCCTGCCGCTGATTGCTTGCCTGGTGCTGGGGGTGGTCGTTTGTCTGGGCCAGTCGGGACTGCAGGCCGCCGAGCCTTCGTCAGTGCCCGATTTTGACCGCGAGGTCGCACCGCTGCTCATCGAGCGGTGCGGAAGCTGCCATTCCAAGAGCAAGCGCGCGGCAAAGCTCAATCTGGTCACGCCGGCGGGGATTGCCCGCGGCGGCGACGGCGGACCCGCGGTCGTGCCGGGCGAACCCGACAACAGCTCCTTGTGGCAGCGCGTCGCCGACGACGAAATGCCGCCCGAGCAGCCGCTGTCCGCCGAAGAAAAAGAACTGCTCCGCGCCTGGATCGCCGCCGGCGCGCCGCAGATGCCGCGTCTCAGCGAGGACCAACGCCGCGACGGCGCGGACCATTGGGCTTTCACTCCACCCGTCATGCCCCCGGTGCCTCTGGTCGCCGACCCCGGTCCGGTATGCACGCCGATCGACGCCTTTGTGATTGCCGCGCTCGCCGAACGAGGATTGCAGCTCGCACCCGAGGCCGATCGCACCACGCTCGTTCGCCGCGTGGCCTGCGATCTGACCGGACTGCCGCCAACGCCGGAAGAAATCGCCCTGTACCTCAGCGACGCGGAGCCCGGCGCCTACGAGCGGATGGTCGATCGCTATTTGGCGTCGCCCCATTACGGCGAGCGCTGGGGCAAGTACTGGCTCGACGCGGCCGGCTATGCCGACTCGAACGGCTATTTCAACGCCGACACCGATCGCCCGCTCGCCTGGCGCTATCGCGATTACGTCGTCGCCAGCTTCAACGCCGACAAGCCCTGGGATCAATTCCTGCGCGAGCAGATCGCCGGCGACGCGCTGGCCGGATACACGTCCGGCGGCGACATCCTGCCCGACGACGTCGAGCTGCTCGTGGCGACACATTTCTTGCGCAACTCGCCTGACGGCACGGGCGAAAGCGACGGCAACGACGAAGAAGTGCTCAACGATCGGATGACCGTGCTCGAGGGCACGGTCAACATGTTCGGCGCGGCCTTGTTCGGCATGACCGTGGCGTGTGCCAAGTGCCACGATCACAAATTCGAGCCGATCACCCAGCGCGAATATTACGAGCTGCAAGCCATCCTGCTGCCGACCTATAGCCCGGAGCATTGGCTCAAGCCCAACCAGCGCGTCGTGCAGGTCGGCACGGTCGCCGAGCGCGAGACGCACGCGGCCGCCAACCAGGCGATCGACGAGCGCATCAAACAGCTCGAAGGCGCGCTGGCCGAACGCAAGGCAAAGCTCACCGAACAATTGCGCGATCAGCGTCTGGCTGCCTTGGACAGCTCACTGGCCGATGCGCTGCGCGCGGCGCTCGCGACGCCGGAGGATCAACGCAACGAGGCGCAGACCGCCCTGCTGGCCGAGCATCAAGCGACGGTCGAGGTGACCGACGAGCAACTGGCCGAGGCCTTTTCCGAGTTGGGCACGGCGAAAGCAGAAACGGCCGCGGCGATCGAAGCGGCCCAGGCCGAACGGCCCGCGCCACTCGAGGAGCTGGCCGTGTTCTACGATCAGCCGGACGTGGTCGTCGAACATCACGTCAGCCAGCGCGGCGTCCACACGCAGCCCGGCGAGGTCGTCGGGCCGGGCGTGCCGGCCGGCCTGTGTACCGCCGGCAACAAGTTCGAGCCACACGATGCCACGGGCGCCACGCGGCGGCTCGAATTCGCTCGTTGGCTCGTCTCGCCCGAGCAGCCGCTCACGGCGCGCGTCCTGGTGAATCGAGTCTGGCAGCAGCATTTCGGCCGCGGGCTGGTCGAAACGACCGAGAATCTCGGCTACACCGGCGCCGAGCCGTCGCACCCCGAATTGCTCGATTACCTGGCCGTGGCGATCCAGCAAGGCGGCTGGCGACTCAAGGACATGCACCGGCAAATCATGCACTCGGCCGTCTATCGCCAATCGAGCCGCCCGGGCGAATCGCCGCCGGCGGTCGATCCGGAGAACCGGCTGCTGAGCCGTTTTCCCCTGCGCCGGCTCGATGCCGAGGCCTTGCGCGACTCGATGCTTGCCGCGGGGGGCGAATTGGATCGCGCCGTGGGCGGGCCCTACATCCCGAGCAAGCGCGCGGAAGACGGCAACGTGGTGGTTGCCGAGGATGTGCCCGGTGCGCTGCGGCGATCGATCTACCTACAGCAACGTCGCACGCAGGTCGCCAGCCTGCTGGAAGTCTTCGACGCGCCGTCGATCGTCGCCAGTTGCACGCGTCGTTCGCAAGCCACGGTGCCGCTGCAGGCGCTGGCCTTGATGAATGCCGACTTTGTCCGCCGCCGCGCGGCCGGCCTGGCCTCGCGCGCAGCGGCGATCGGGCCTGTGCGAGAGCAACAGGTCGAGCAGGCTTTCCTGCTGGCCATGGGCCGTGCCCCGCGGGCGACCGAACGCAGTGCCGCGGCGCGATTTTTCGCCGAGTATCCCCCGGCCGAAGCGGGCGAGACGCCCCCGGACGGGGATCCTGCGCTGGTCGATTTTTGCCACATGCTGTTGGCGAGCAACGCGTTTCTTTACGTGGAATAA